The genomic segment GTGCTACCACGCCGGCATCGGCGTGGCCCGGGACGACGACGAAGCGGCGCGGTGGGCGCACAAGGGCGCCGATCTCGGCTGCGCCGCCGCCATGCGCAACCTCGGGATCTGCTACATTAAGGGCCAGGGCGTGGCGAAGGATCCGGCCGAGGGGCAGAAGTGGCTCCGCAAGAGCGCCGAGCTGGGGAACACGGAAGCGATGTGCGTTCTGGGCCTGTGCCACATCAACGGCGAGGGCGTGGCGAAGGACCCGGGTGAGGCCGTGAAGTGGTTCCGCAAAGCGGCCGAGGGCGGGAACGCCCAGGCGATGTGCAGCCTCGCACTGTGCCTCCTGCAGGGCGCGGGGGTGACGAGAGACGCGGTCGCCGGGGTCACGTGGTACCGCCGGGCCGCGGACCTCGGGCACGCCGGGGCGATGTACGACCTGGGGCTGTGCTATTTCGACGGCGAGGGCGTGCCGCGTGACGCGGCGGAGTCGGTGAAGTGGTTCCTGAAAGCCGCCCAACTCGGGGACGCGCAAGCCAAGGCGTTCCTGGCACAACTCCGCACGCCGTGAGCCGCCGTCGGTCGCTCCGTGCTCCCGGTTTCCGTCGAACCAAGACGCCCCCCGGTGAGCGCGGTTGGCTACGGTGTCGGCGTCCTTCGGGCCGAGCTATGCGCGAACGTACCGCTTTGGGATTTCTGCGCCGGCGACGTAGGAAAGTCGCCCGATCTTGCACATCTGATACACGTTGATGCGGAAGTCCGGGCACGTACTCACGAGACAGTACGCGTCCGTCGGGGTGAAGCCGTAATCGGTGATGAGCCAGTCCATCAAGTTGAACGTTGCGGTTTCGACTGCGACCTCCAGCGGCTTATCCGCGAACACGGAGACGAGCGAGCCGTGCTCCTCGGCGGAATCCATCCCGGGAGCCCCGCGCCCGGCCTTTTCGATCCGCATCCATGGAATGCGCTTCTGTTTCACCAGGTCCAGTCTGACGCGCACGGTCGCCTTC from the Frigoriglobus tundricola genome contains:
- a CDS encoding tetratricopeptide repeat protein, translated to MRFRHTGAPVLLVAASVCACQKADPRPGPEVPVPVAAVAPAAPKGPDVSADYRGLEDCWRTCGSSAQYITATGGARVTVWKAAAEQGSAEGMILYARCLQEGAGVAKDLPAAVAWYRRAVDLGSAAAVRGLALCHLQGDGVVKDTSEGVRWLRKAAALGSGDAMCDLGGCYHAGIGVARDDDEAARWAHKGADLGCAAAMRNLGICYIKGQGVAKDPAEGQKWLRKSAELGNTEAMCVLGLCHINGEGVAKDPGEAVKWFRKAAEGGNAQAMCSLALCLLQGAGVTRDAVAGVTWYRRAADLGHAGAMYDLGLCYFDGEGVPRDAAESVKWFLKAAQLGDAQAKAFLAQLRTP